Below is a genomic region from Leucobacter exalbidus.
CCGCCAGCGCCTCCTCGGTGGCCCCGCGACCCGGATCATCAACCGTGGTTTCGATCCAGTGCACCGCGGCCTCGCCCGTACTGTGCTCAGCGCTCGCCGCAGTAAACGCGGCGCGCAGCTCATCCTCCTCAACCTTTGAAGGGTTCCAAACGATTGCGATCTGCTGGGTCATGTGCCTCTCCTTATATGGGGGTGAGCGCCCGGCCCGGGGTATGGGCCAGGCGCCCGGTTACAACTGTGCGAGCAGGGCCTTCCAATGCGCTCGCCAACCCTCGATGGCCTCGCCCGTGGGCAGGCCGTCGTGACTGACGGCAAGCGTGACCTTGTCATCTCCCTTTGGTGTTGCTGAGACTTCGACACGACCGCCGTTTTCAAGGTCGAAACGCCAAAACGAACGCTTGTCGGTGCGCGACTGCCGGGGGTTGAGTACGGCGTGATCCAACTGCTGAGCGGCGGCTCCGTGCGCGGCCACCCACGCGGCGATCGCGGCATCACGATCGAGGGGCAGCGTGCGACTCGCACTCACGCGAAACAGCCCGTCAGATCCCTGCCCGGGCACCCGCAGCCCCGAGTGCTGCTCGAACGCGATGGCCACGGCCTGCGCCCACCAATCGGGGTTCTGCACCGAATCGGGCAGCGCGGCCCGTGCAATGCGCGCGATCTGGGTGTGCCCGGCCGTCAGCGCTTCAGCGGCCGCAAACAGTTCTAACCAGCTCGCCCAGTCACGGCCCGACATGCGCTCGATCGCGGGAATGCTCTCTGCGCGAGTGCCGGTGGAAGCTGCGGAACGTGCGGGGGTGCTGGCGGTCATCGCGGGTCTCCTAGCGTTTGTGCCCGCAATCATAACGCCCCAAGGTGGGGTGCGCTTGACTATCGCGCGACATGCTTGAATGGAGATATGCTGACGCAGGATCCCGCGGTGGAGCGGAACGATGGCCATGATCCGGATCACCCCAGTGCCCCCGGAATCTCACCCGAGCCCGCTCGCGAGGCGCGCCGCTATGTCGAGGTCGAGGCTTCGCAGCACCGCCCGCCAGTGGGGGCGTTGCGGGAGCCCGGTGAGACCGGGGTCGCAACGGGCCGCCGGGATCCGCTGGAGTACCGCATCGATCTCGAGCGCATTCGCTTCTCGTCGTACTTTGCCCGGCTTTCAGACGTGACGCAGGTGATGCCGCAGTCGGGGGTGGGCCCCGTGATGCACAACCGGCTGACGCACTCACTGAAGGTGAGCGCGGTGGCCCGCGTGATCGCTTCGAACCTCGCCGGCCACGAAGCCGCCCACCTCGCCTATGAGCGCGGCGACGCCCCCGTTGACGACGACACCGGCGCCATCATTGCGCGCCTGGGCGGCTGCGACACGATCGTCGCGCAGGCCGCCGCGCACGCCCACGACCTCGGCCACCCGCCCTTCGGGCACCTGGGGGAGCGCGTGCTCGACCGGGTCGCCCGCGAACGCCTCGGCCTCGCCGAAGGCTTCGAGGGGAACGCGCAGAGCTTTCGCGTTCTCACCAAGCTCGACACCCTCGGTAGGCAGTTTCCGGGTCTGAACCTCACCGCCGCGAGCCGCGCGGCAACGCTGAAATACCCGTGGACGCGCGGCGAATGGGCCGGCGCCGAAGTCGGCGCCGAAGTGCCCGCGTCTGACCGGCCCCGCGGGGTCGGCAGCGACGCCGATAACGGTGCCGAAAAGTTCTCGGCCTACGCGCTCGAAGCCGACGAAATGGACGCCTCGCTCGCGGCGTTCCCCGCCATCGCCCGGGGCATGCAAACCGTCGAGTGCGCCGTCATGGACCTCGCCGACGACATTGCCTACGCCGTGCACGACCTCGACGACTTCACTCGGGCCGGGGTACTGCAGCAAGCCTCAGTGGTGGGCGAGCTGCGCGCCTGGCACTCGGGCTCAGCGGCGCTCGCCGCCGTGCACCGCGGCGAACTTGCCGCGAGCTGGCGCACCCCAGGCCACGCGCTCGAGCTGCTGTGGCGGCGCCTCAGTGAGAAGGACGGCTGGATCGCCGACCACGACGCGTTCACCGCCGCCGTGCTGCGGGTGCGCGATGAACTGGGCGAGGGGCTGCTTGCGGTGCCCTACGACGGCGGTATCGACTCTGAGCGGGCGGTCTCGGGCTTCACGCGAAGGTGGATCGAACACCTGCGCACCTCGATCGTGGTCGAAGAGCACCCGCACGTGCGCAGCGGCCCCGTGCGGCTCAACCGACAGGCCTGGCATGAAGTGGCCGTGCTGAAGTTCGTGCACGCGCACTTCGTGCTCGAACGCCCCGAGCTGGCGCAGCCGCAGCGCGGCATGGGTCGCATCGTTGAGCAGCTCACCCTCGGCTTTGATGACTGGTTGGGTGACCCCGATGATGCGGGGCGTGCCCCGCGCAAACTGCTCGAGTGGGTCACCG
It encodes:
- a CDS encoding deoxyguanosinetriphosphate triphosphohydrolase family protein, with the translated sequence MLTQDPAVERNDGHDPDHPSAPGISPEPAREARRYVEVEASQHRPPVGALREPGETGVATGRRDPLEYRIDLERIRFSSYFARLSDVTQVMPQSGVGPVMHNRLTHSLKVSAVARVIASNLAGHEAAHLAYERGDAPVDDDTGAIIARLGGCDTIVAQAAAHAHDLGHPPFGHLGERVLDRVARERLGLAEGFEGNAQSFRVLTKLDTLGRQFPGLNLTAASRAATLKYPWTRGEWAGAEVGAEVPASDRPRGVGSDADNGAEKFSAYALEADEMDASLAAFPAIARGMQTVECAVMDLADDIAYAVHDLDDFTRAGVLQQASVVGELRAWHSGSAALAAVHRGELAASWRTPGHALELLWRRLSEKDGWIADHDAFTAAVLRVRDELGEGLLAVPYDGGIDSERAVSGFTRRWIEHLRTSIVVEEHPHVRSGPVRLNRQAWHEVAVLKFVHAHFVLERPELAQPQRGMGRIVEQLTLGFDDWLGDPDDAGRAPRKLLEWVTESTEATFALRDTRPELLLGDTSDAGLWRQGRARAILDYVASLSDQQAVAAHRSMIGGDVIG